In one window of Marinifilum sp. JC120 DNA:
- a CDS encoding HDOD domain-containing protein, whose protein sequence is MSLDDILESPRLMMKLSFPPVMLQLMQEACKPEPDFAVLGKIISMDPALSTTILNLVNSPFYGLSQEITDFKRATVVLGTRELLNLAVTVTYQKHICTHMQLDDYKIYNDWMLTVWGAISAQLIASRICPDQADKVYLCCLLKDISLFFLRCAAPGELPAEISKDTVAQSKPGQQDAENEIWGMNHGALSQLLMSRWKMDNLDCTSLQHHHAVDELDSFDLPTQAVILATRWAEMELGSRSAPFNVLQFEVQLQRSLDMDEEAIEGFREVCRTKFQSMLKILGMSDDGGDAHFYNHSIRSLQSSYFLSLELLTAEGGVDSIARTIGRHLKLSWDITSWELALKSPHTTKYKFYRIGEVTGLEVVATGCVENDMPWQIRGSSEDIISRNVLLGRFRFNSKGLSSEDRKSLKLYFRFIGQAYEHYCAKQHLIEDRAETLDTLPLGVASLDAQGDFIDMNEEMVRLLGGASISGTKNFSELFKLGVGGGLGASWDEFLTEEDNKSFSKIICVSLRTGGMPRDACLYVSAYKQVRGDENVISLVMEDIREMSESQIQALKQRDFLEGLVDSMRDIVLTVDNRGNITYASSRFSKIFLGRNIFDIATPSETYTGRWGPDMFDRSKTVVEVLLKRTDTAGRPFEFVVSRLAGSGDKSLIVARDLTAIRRLEEKLKRQAVFDGLTDLFNHTQFNTLLAREINRSRRTGRPVGLLFFDLDGFKAVNDNEGHQVGDDVLKGVGEILRNELRSGMDFPCRYGGDEFGVIVTEVRSEALESIGNRIRLRVEKKFSGKVTISGGLTVLKEGDTSAGMLSRVDKATYEAKDLGGNVLVWSK, encoded by the coding sequence ATGAGTCTGGATGATATTCTTGAATCACCAAGATTGATGATGAAACTCAGCTTTCCTCCGGTCATGCTCCAATTGATGCAGGAGGCCTGCAAGCCTGAACCGGATTTTGCGGTGCTTGGCAAAATTATAAGCATGGACCCTGCTCTTTCCACCACTATTCTTAATCTCGTTAATTCTCCATTTTACGGCCTTTCTCAGGAAATCACAGACTTCAAAAGAGCTACAGTTGTGCTTGGAACCCGTGAACTGCTTAATCTCGCAGTTACGGTTACTTATCAAAAGCACATCTGTACTCATATGCAGCTGGATGATTATAAAATTTACAATGATTGGATGCTCACCGTGTGGGGAGCTATTTCTGCTCAGCTTATTGCCTCACGCATTTGTCCTGATCAGGCTGACAAGGTCTATCTCTGTTGCTTGTTGAAAGATATTTCCCTGTTTTTTCTGCGTTGCGCGGCTCCGGGAGAACTGCCTGCTGAAATTTCAAAAGATACGGTAGCACAGTCTAAACCGGGGCAGCAGGACGCTGAAAATGAAATATGGGGCATGAACCATGGTGCTCTCAGCCAGTTGCTTATGAGCCGCTGGAAGATGGATAATCTTGATTGTACATCCCTTCAGCATCACCATGCAGTTGATGAACTTGATTCATTTGACCTGCCCACTCAGGCCGTGATTCTGGCTACCAGATGGGCTGAGATGGAACTGGGCAGCAGGTCAGCTCCATTTAATGTGCTGCAATTTGAAGTTCAGTTGCAACGTTCTCTTGATATGGATGAGGAAGCCATCGAAGGATTCAGGGAGGTCTGTCGGACAAAGTTTCAGTCCATGCTCAAAATTCTTGGCATGTCCGATGATGGCGGGGACGCTCATTTTTACAACCATTCTATCAGGAGTCTTCAGTCCAGTTACTTTTTAAGTCTGGAATTGCTTACTGCTGAGGGCGGGGTTGATTCCATTGCCCGAACCATTGGCAGACATCTCAAGTTGAGTTGGGACATAACCAGCTGGGAATTGGCTCTCAAGTCACCGCATACAACCAAATATAAATTTTATCGTATTGGAGAAGTGACCGGGCTTGAGGTGGTGGCAACAGGTTGTGTAGAGAATGATATGCCATGGCAGATACGTGGCAGCAGTGAAGATATCATCAGCAGAAATGTTCTTTTAGGTCGATTCCGTTTTAACTCTAAGGGGCTTAGTTCCGAAGACAGGAAGAGTCTCAAACTTTATTTCCGGTTTATAGGTCAGGCTTACGAGCATTATTGCGCTAAACAGCACCTGATTGAAGATCGAGCAGAGACTCTCGATACCTTGCCGCTGGGAGTTGCCAGTCTTGATGCCCAAGGTGATTTCATTGATATGAACGAAGAAATGGTCCGGCTGCTTGGCGGTGCTTCCATTTCCGGAACAAAGAACTTCAGTGAACTTTTTAAGCTTGGAGTCGGTGGCGGGCTGGGTGCCAGTTGGGATGAGTTTCTTACTGAGGAAGATAATAAATCTTTCAGCAAGATTATCTGTGTCAGTTTGAGAACAGGGGGAATGCCCCGCGATGCCTGCCTTTATGTTTCAGCGTATAAGCAGGTGCGCGGTGACGAGAATGTTATTTCACTGGTCATGGAAGATATCAGGGAAATGTCCGAGAGCCAGATTCAGGCCCTTAAGCAGCGGGATTTTCTGGAAGGGCTCGTGGATTCCATGCGTGATATTGTGTTGACTGTGGATAATCGCGGGAACATTACTTATGCCTCATCTCGTTTTTCTAAAATTTTTCTGGGACGTAATATTTTCGATATTGCGACGCCCAGTGAAACATATACCGGCCGCTGGGGACCGGATATGTTTGATCGGTCCAAAACAGTTGTTGAAGTCCTCTTGAAAAGGACTGATACAGCCGGACGTCCTTTTGAATTTGTTGTCAGCAGGTTAGCCGGATCAGGAGACAAAAGCCTGATTGTGGCTCGTGACCTGACTGCCATCCGCAGACTGGAAGAGAAACTTAAACGTCAGGCTGTTTTTGACGGATTGACCGATCTCTTCAACCATACCCAGTTTAACACCCTGCTGGCCCGTGAAATCAATCGTAGCAGGCGCACCGGACGTCCGGTGGGACTCCTTTTCTTTGATCTAGACGGTTTTAAGGCCGTGAACGACAATGAAGGTCATCAGGTCGGTGACGACGTTCTTAAGGGAGTTGGTGAAATTTTGCGTAACGAACTCAGGTCAGGCATGGATTTTCCCTGCCGTTATGGCGGTGATGAGTTCGGGGTTATTGTTACTGAAGTCCGTTCCGAGGCTTTGGAAAGCATCGGTAACCGGATTAGGCTCCGGGTGGAGAAGAAATTTTCTGGCAAGGTAACTATCAGCGGCGGGCTTACCGTGCTCAAAGAAGGGGATACTTCTGCGGGTATGTTAAGTCGTGTTGACAAAGCTACGTATGAAGCCAAGGATTTGGGCGGAAATGTACTGGTCTGGTCCAAATAG
- a CDS encoding phosphoribosylformylglycinamidine synthase translates to MLWRVEVALKDHVRDVHGHKVSSKIKEELGIEAGGVRTIKVYTVEGLEKDEIEKVLELGVLHDPVLHNPSLEPLAKDFAWNLEVGFRPGVTDNEGRTAKESVILVTEPTDVEAVKVYTSIQYLFAEDLGLEQVSHIAKDLLANELIQRYEIRSADEWVKSPGFEAKAARVTGKASDEVAVIDLAAMSDDEMMAFSRENTLALSLEEFHGIRNYYADPEVVKQREEMGLTALPTDAELEALAQTWSEHCKHKIFSSKIEYENKETGVSSTVDSLYKTCIMNTTKEIRAEKGEDDFCLSVFKDNAGVIKFNDKLNVCVKMETHNSPSALDPYGGALTGIVGVNRDPMGTGLGANLLCNTDVFCFASPFHEGELPPRLLHPRRVFEGVREGVEHGGNKSGIPTVNGSIVFDERYLGKPLVYCGTVGTMPVKSAGRLSYEKKALPGDIIVMTGGRIGKDGIHGATFSSEELHEGSPATAVQIGDPITQRKMYDCLMRARDMGLYNAITDNGAGGLSSSVGEMAEDSGGCDLDLSKAPLKYDGLKPWEILVSEAQERMTLAVPPEKLDEFMALAEEMDVEASALGTYTDSGLYNIRYGEKPVACLRMDFLHDGVPQMQLKAVWERPEIEFTGEPEVADHTGLLKDMLGRLNICSKEYVIRQYDHEVQGRSVVKPLVGEQEDGPADAGVLRPDFDDDKGLVVSHGICPKFSDLDTYWMMANAVDEGIRNAVAVGGDITHMAGIDNFCWCDPVQSESTPDGHYKLAQLVRANQALSHFCRAFGVPCISGKDSMKNDYKGGGVKISIPPTVLFSAVGIVPDINMCVTSDFKKPGEFIYVLGMTRDEMGGSEIASQLGFVHDKVPHVEALTAKARYMTLNQAMRQRLVSSCHDLSDGGLGVALAEMALGGRIGCEVDLRSVPTEYGMSTLSVLYSESASRFAVTVAPENAGKFEELFAGQICQRIGMTVGGNSFGLMEGSEGIVRSKVEDLATAFKETLNW, encoded by the coding sequence ATGCTCTGGCGTGTCGAGGTCGCACTTAAGGACCACGTCCGTGATGTTCACGGTCATAAAGTTTCCAGTAAGATCAAAGAAGAACTCGGTATTGAGGCCGGCGGTGTCCGGACAATCAAGGTATATACTGTAGAAGGTCTTGAAAAAGACGAAATCGAAAAGGTTCTGGAGCTGGGCGTTCTGCATGACCCGGTTCTGCATAACCCTTCCCTTGAGCCGCTGGCCAAGGATTTCGCATGGAACCTTGAAGTGGGCTTCCGTCCCGGTGTTACCGATAACGAAGGCCGTACTGCCAAGGAATCGGTAATTCTGGTTACCGAACCCACTGACGTGGAAGCGGTGAAAGTATACACCTCTATCCAGTACCTTTTTGCCGAAGACCTTGGTCTGGAGCAGGTTAGCCATATTGCAAAGGACCTGCTGGCAAACGAACTCATCCAGCGTTACGAAATCCGTTCCGCAGATGAGTGGGTCAAATCCCCCGGATTTGAAGCCAAGGCTGCCCGTGTTACCGGTAAAGCCAGTGACGAGGTTGCAGTTATTGATCTCGCTGCCATGTCAGACGACGAGATGATGGCTTTTAGCCGTGAGAACACCCTCGCTCTGAGCCTTGAGGAATTCCACGGTATCCGCAATTACTATGCTGATCCCGAAGTGGTTAAGCAGCGCGAGGAAATGGGACTTACCGCCCTGCCTACCGATGCTGAACTTGAAGCTCTGGCTCAGACTTGGTCCGAGCACTGCAAGCATAAAATTTTCAGCTCCAAGATTGAGTACGAAAACAAGGAAACCGGTGTTTCCTCCACTGTAGACAGCCTGTATAAAACCTGCATCATGAACACCACCAAGGAAATCCGCGCTGAAAAGGGCGAGGATGACTTTTGTCTTTCCGTGTTCAAGGATAACGCGGGTGTTATCAAGTTTAACGACAAGCTTAATGTCTGCGTTAAAATGGAAACACATAACAGTCCTTCCGCTCTGGACCCTTACGGCGGAGCATTGACCGGGATTGTCGGTGTTAACCGTGACCCCATGGGTACCGGACTGGGCGCGAACCTGCTCTGCAACACTGATGTATTTTGTTTTGCTTCTCCTTTTCACGAAGGTGAACTGCCCCCGCGTTTGCTGCATCCCCGCCGTGTATTTGAAGGCGTGCGTGAAGGTGTAGAACACGGCGGTAACAAATCCGGTATTCCCACTGTGAACGGTTCCATTGTTTTTGATGAACGCTACCTCGGTAAACCGCTGGTTTACTGCGGAACCGTCGGAACCATGCCCGTTAAATCCGCAGGACGCCTTAGCTACGAAAAGAAGGCTCTGCCCGGTGATATTATCGTTATGACCGGTGGCCGTATCGGTAAAGACGGTATTCATGGCGCAACCTTTTCTTCCGAGGAACTGCATGAAGGTTCCCCGGCAACAGCGGTTCAGATCGGCGACCCCATCACCCAGCGTAAAATGTACGACTGCCTGATGCGCGCCCGTGATATGGGCCTGTACAACGCCATCACCGATAACGGTGCGGGCGGCCTGTCCTCTTCTGTTGGTGAAATGGCCGAGGATTCCGGTGGTTGTGATCTTGATCTTTCAAAAGCACCGCTTAAGTATGATGGTCTCAAGCCTTGGGAGATCCTTGTTTCCGAAGCTCAGGAGCGCATGACCCTCGCTGTTCCGCCGGAAAAGCTGGACGAGTTCATGGCTTTGGCTGAAGAAATGGATGTTGAAGCTTCCGCGCTCGGTACTTACACCGACAGCGGTCTCTACAATATTCGTTACGGTGAAAAGCCTGTGGCCTGCCTGCGTATGGATTTCCTCCATGACGGCGTGCCTCAGATGCAGCTCAAAGCGGTCTGGGAACGTCCTGAAATAGAATTTACCGGAGAGCCTGAAGTTGCAGACCATACCGGCCTGCTCAAGGATATGCTCGGCAGACTTAATATTTGCAGCAAGGAATACGTAATCCGTCAGTACGACCATGAAGTGCAGGGCCGCAGTGTGGTCAAGCCTCTGGTTGGTGAGCAGGAAGACGGTCCTGCTGATGCCGGTGTGCTTCGTCCTGACTTTGATGATGACAAAGGTCTGGTCGTATCACATGGTATCTGCCCCAAATTCTCTGATCTCGACACTTACTGGATGATGGCGAACGCAGTTGATGAAGGTATCCGTAACGCAGTTGCTGTTGGTGGTGACATCACGCACATGGCCGGTATCGACAACTTCTGCTGGTGCGATCCGGTTCAGTCCGAATCCACCCCGGACGGTCATTACAAGCTGGCTCAGCTTGTTCGTGCCAACCAGGCCCTGTCCCACTTCTGCCGTGCTTTCGGAGTGCCTTGCATTTCCGGTAAGGACTCCATGAAGAACGACTACAAGGGCGGCGGCGTAAAAATCTCCATTCCGCCTACCGTGCTCTTCTCCGCAGTCGGTATTGTCCCGGACATTAACATGTGCGTGACTTCCGACTTCAAGAAGCCCGGTGAATTCATCTACGTGCTCGGTATGACCCGTGATGAAATGGGCGGTTCCGAAATCGCTTCTCAGCTTGGCTTTGTGCATGACAAAGTGCCTCATGTAGAAGCTCTTACTGCCAAGGCTCGCTACATGACTCTTAATCAGGCCATGCGTCAGCGTCTGGTAAGTTCCTGCCATGACCTCTCAGACGGCGGTCTTGGTGTGGCTCTTGCTGAGATGGCGCTTGGCGGCCGCATCGGGTGTGAAGTTGATCTTCGCTCCGTGCCTACCGAGTATGGCATGTCCACTCTGTCTGTTCTTTATAGTGAGTCCGCATCCCGTTTCGCGGTGACAGTTGCTCCTGAGAACGCAGGCAAGTTCGAAGAACTCTTCGCAGGCCAGATCTGCCAGCGCATCGGTATGACCGTGGGCGGCAACTCCTTCGGCCTCATGGAAGGTTCTGAAGGTATTGTCCGCAGCAAGGTTGAAGATCTCGCTACTGCCTTCAAAGAGACTTTGAACTGGTAG
- a CDS encoding glycosyltransferase, with amino-acid sequence MKGSNVRVDLHVHSKYSTRPSQWILQKLGCPESFTEPLKIYERALARSMNMVTITDHNTINGSLEIAHLENVFVSEEITTYFPEDGCKLHVLAYDITEKHHREFQKLRENVFDLVPYLREQGIVHVLAHPLFAVNERLTPDHFEKSLLLFNVLELNGTRDEMQNSALRTIVDSLTPEKIDNLANKHSIEPYGKTPWVKGLTGGSDDHSGINIARVYSEFVDVNTPQEMLRAVSEGRTMVQGKAATPHTMAHNLYGIAYQFYKSHFDCTKLERSVECFSYIDNVLDPGDKENPSILHKLQSFIYRQRSKKYFKTSDSVQAALLREANRIVESDERARNISCGFKYNPDELEDEWFRFVGNATDKVLSGLGDKIINSALGANLFDVFHAIGAAGSLYTLLAPYFVSYGLFASEREFARDCLACFGHKDTLSGETKIAHFTDTFSDVNGVALTLQHQLDVARKHDKKLTVITCGSEGSSEQVVDFTPAGEFELPEYPELSFKYPPFLRVLAHCLENNYTLLHLATPGPVGLAGLAVAKLLKLPVHGTYHTAFPQYVLAFTDDTGLEDIAWKFMIWFYNQMDTVFVPSEATGDELAEKGVKPNKIKVYPRGVDINRFTPEKRNGFYNNRFKVKELLKLLYVGRVSREKNLDVLTRAFKTVSYIRPELHLVVVGDGPYLDEMKTRLEGCPVTFTGYLDGEELSSCYASSDVFVFPSATDTFGNVVLEAQASGLPVIVTDSGGPSENLIEDTTGLIVEAGNSDALARAIVRLADHPELLQYMKKSARSYTEKRSFDAEFLKTWALYEDLSKRSAIQ; translated from the coding sequence ATGAAAGGTTCTAACGTGCGGGTGGACCTGCATGTACACTCTAAATATTCAACCCGCCCGTCCCAGTGGATTTTGCAAAAACTGGGCTGCCCGGAGAGCTTTACAGAGCCGTTGAAAATTTATGAGAGAGCGCTTGCCCGGTCCATGAATATGGTCACCATCACCGATCACAACACCATCAACGGCAGTCTGGAAATAGCCCATCTTGAAAATGTATTTGTCAGTGAAGAGATCACCACATATTTTCCGGAAGACGGCTGTAAGCTGCATGTTTTGGCTTATGACATTACTGAGAAGCATCACCGTGAGTTCCAGAAGTTGCGCGAAAATGTATTTGATCTGGTTCCCTACCTCCGCGAGCAGGGTATTGTTCACGTGCTGGCTCATCCGCTTTTTGCCGTCAACGAACGATTGACCCCGGATCATTTTGAAAAATCATTGCTTTTGTTCAATGTTCTTGAGTTAAACGGCACCCGTGATGAAATGCAGAATTCGGCTTTACGTACCATTGTAGACAGTCTTACACCTGAAAAAATAGACAACTTAGCCAACAAACATTCCATTGAACCTTATGGCAAAACTCCATGGGTTAAGGGGCTGACCGGAGGTTCTGATGATCATTCCGGTATCAATATTGCCCGGGTCTATTCAGAGTTTGTTGATGTGAATACTCCGCAGGAAATGCTGAGAGCGGTCAGCGAGGGCAGGACCATGGTGCAGGGTAAAGCTGCAACACCACACACCATGGCTCACAATCTTTACGGTATTGCTTACCAGTTTTACAAAAGCCATTTTGACTGCACCAAACTTGAACGTTCTGTTGAGTGCTTCAGTTACATCGACAATGTCCTTGATCCCGGAGATAAGGAAAATCCTTCTATCCTTCATAAGTTGCAAAGTTTTATTTATCGCCAGCGTTCTAAAAAATATTTCAAGACTTCCGATTCTGTGCAGGCTGCATTGCTTAGGGAGGCCAACCGTATAGTAGAAAGTGACGAGCGGGCCCGTAACATCAGTTGTGGTTTTAAATATAACCCGGATGAGCTGGAAGATGAGTGGTTCCGTTTTGTGGGTAATGCTACTGATAAGGTCCTATCCGGGCTTGGAGATAAAATCATTAACAGTGCGCTGGGCGCGAATCTCTTTGATGTTTTTCATGCAATAGGTGCGGCAGGATCGCTGTATACGCTTTTGGCCCCGTATTTTGTTTCCTACGGACTCTTTGCCAGTGAGCGCGAGTTTGCGCGGGATTGTCTTGCCTGTTTCGGGCATAAGGATACATTGTCAGGGGAGACCAAGATTGCTCATTTCACTGACACTTTCAGCGATGTGAACGGCGTGGCTTTGACTCTGCAACACCAGCTTGATGTCGCCCGCAAGCATGACAAGAAGTTGACCGTCATCACTTGCGGTTCCGAAGGTTCTAGTGAACAAGTTGTGGATTTTACCCCGGCCGGAGAATTTGAGCTTCCCGAATATCCGGAACTCTCTTTTAAGTATCCACCTTTCTTGCGGGTATTGGCCCACTGCCTTGAGAACAACTATACGCTGCTGCATCTGGCAACTCCCGGACCAGTGGGACTGGCGGGTCTGGCTGTTGCAAAGCTGCTTAAGCTTCCGGTGCACGGGACTTATCATACCGCGTTTCCGCAGTATGTGCTTGCTTTTACCGATGATACCGGTCTGGAAGATATCGCCTGGAAATTTATGATCTGGTTCTACAACCAGATGGATACGGTATTTGTCCCGTCCGAAGCTACTGGGGATGAACTTGCTGAGAAGGGCGTCAAACCAAACAAGATTAAAGTTTATCCGCGCGGAGTTGACATCAATCGTTTTACACCAGAAAAACGCAACGGTTTTTACAACAACCGATTCAAGGTTAAGGAATTACTAAAATTGCTTTATGTGGGCCGTGTCTCGCGGGAAAAGAATCTTGATGTTCTCACCAGAGCCTTCAAGACAGTTTCATACATCAGGCCGGAATTGCATCTTGTGGTCGTTGGTGACGGTCCTTATCTTGATGAAATGAAGACCAGACTGGAAGGGTGCCCGGTAACTTTTACCGGCTATCTTGATGGGGAAGAGCTTTCATCCTGCTACGCCAGTTCAGATGTATTTGTCTTTCCCTCAGCAACCGACACATTCGGTAATGTGGTTCTTGAAGCACAAGCTTCCGGGCTTCCGGTAATCGTCACCGATTCCGGCGGACCCAGCGAAAATCTTATCGAAGATACCACCGGGTTGATTGTTGAGGCCGGAAATTCTGATGCTCTTGCACGTGCCATTGTGCGCCTTGCCGATCATCCAGAACTTTTACAATATATGAAAAAGAGTGCGCGATCCTACACAGAGAAACGTTCATTCGATGCAGAGTTTTTGAAGACTTGGGCTCTGTATGAGGATTTGTCGAAACGCTCAGCAATACAATAA
- the groL gene encoding chaperonin GroEL — protein MAKTIEFDVTARDRLKKGVDTLAEAVKVTLGPRGRNVVIEKSWGAPTITKDGVTVAKEIDLEDNFENMGAQMVKEVASKTNDIAGDGTTTATVLAQSIFAEGVKLVAAGRNPMSIKRGIDSAVEAIVEELGQLAKPTRDKAEIAQVGTISANSDSTIGEILAEAMDKVGKEGVITVEEAKSMKTELDVVEGMQFDRGYLSPYFATDTDKMVCEFDDPMILLVEKKVSNMKDLLPILEQVLKMSRPLLIVAEDVDGEALATLVVNRLRANLNVCAIKAPGFGDRRKEMLKDLATLTGATVVSEDIGLSLDAMTVEGLGTAKRVRIDKENTVIVDGAGAVEEIKARVKQIESQIADSSSEYDREKLQERLAKLVGGVAVIKVGAATEVEMKEKKARVEDALNATRAAVEEGIVAGGGTALVRCSKVLDDLKAGNDDELAGINIIRRAAQQPLRMIAENAGFEGSVVVEKVAAGKDGFGFNAGTGEYEDLIKAGVIDPKKVTRIALQNSASVSSLLLTTECAITDAVEVEE, from the coding sequence ATGGCTAAAACTATTGAATTTGATGTAACAGCACGTGACCGCCTTAAAAAAGGTGTGGACACCCTCGCAGAAGCAGTAAAAGTTACCCTCGGACCCCGTGGCCGTAACGTAGTTATTGAAAAATCCTGGGGCGCTCCCACCATCACTAAAGACGGTGTTACCGTTGCCAAGGAAATCGACCTTGAAGATAATTTCGAAAACATGGGCGCACAGATGGTTAAGGAAGTTGCTTCCAAAACCAACGACATCGCAGGTGACGGTACCACCACAGCTACCGTTCTTGCTCAGTCCATCTTCGCAGAAGGTGTAAAACTGGTTGCTGCCGGTCGTAACCCTATGTCCATCAAACGCGGTATTGATTCCGCTGTTGAAGCTATCGTTGAAGAGCTCGGCCAGCTTGCAAAGCCCACTCGCGACAAAGCTGAAATTGCTCAGGTCGGTACCATCTCCGCTAACAGCGATTCCACCATCGGTGAAATCCTCGCTGAAGCCATGGACAAAGTAGGTAAAGAAGGCGTTATCACTGTTGAAGAAGCCAAATCCATGAAAACCGAACTGGACGTCGTAGAAGGCATGCAGTTCGACCGCGGATACCTTTCCCCCTACTTCGCAACCGACACCGACAAAATGGTTTGCGAATTCGACGATCCCATGATTCTTCTTGTTGAAAAGAAAGTTTCCAACATGAAAGATCTGCTCCCTATCCTTGAGCAGGTTCTGAAAATGTCCCGTCCCCTGCTCATCGTAGCTGAAGACGTGGACGGCGAAGCTCTGGCTACTCTCGTAGTAAACAGACTGCGCGCCAACCTCAATGTTTGCGCTATCAAGGCTCCCGGTTTCGGTGACCGCCGCAAGGAAATGCTCAAAGACCTCGCAACCCTTACCGGTGCGACTGTTGTTTCCGAAGACATCGGTCTTTCCCTCGATGCCATGACCGTTGAAGGTCTGGGTACCGCCAAGCGCGTACGCATCGACAAAGAAAACACCGTTATCGTAGACGGCGCAGGTGCTGTTGAAGAAATCAAAGCACGCGTTAAGCAGATCGAATCTCAGATCGCAGATTCTTCTTCTGAATATGACCGTGAAAAACTTCAGGAACGCCTCGCCAAGCTGGTCGGCGGCGTTGCAGTAATCAAAGTCGGTGCTGCTACTGAAGTTGAAATGAAAGAAAAGAAAGCACGCGTTGAAGATGCTCTTAACGCTACCCGCGCTGCTGTTGAAGAAGGCATCGTAGCCGGTGGCGGTACCGCTCTGGTTCGCTGCTCCAAAGTCCTCGACGACCTCAAAGCAGGCAACGACGACGAACTGGCCGGTATCAACATCATCCGCCGTGCTGCACAGCAGCCCCTGCGCATGATCGCTGAGAACGCTGGTTTCGAAGGTTCCGTTGTTGTTGAAAAAGTTGCCGCAGGCAAAGACGGTTTCGGCTTCAACGCAGGAACCGGCGAATACGAAGACCTGATCAAGGCCGGTGTTATCGACCCCAAAAAGGTTACCCGTATCGCTCTCCAGAACTCCGCTTCCGTGTCCAGCCTGCTGCTGACCACCGAATGCGCCATCACTGACGCAGTCGAAGTCGAAGAATAG
- a CDS encoding co-chaperone GroES: MNLKPLQDRVLIKRLETEQKTASGIIIPDSAQEKPMKGEVVAAGPGKDNNPMTVKAGDVVLFAKYAGNELKIDADEFIIMREDEILAVVE, translated from the coding sequence ATGAATCTCAAGCCGTTGCAGGACCGTGTACTTATCAAGCGTCTGGAAACCGAGCAGAAAACAGCTAGCGGCATCATCATCCCTGATTCCGCACAGGAAAAGCCCATGAAAGGCGAAGTTGTTGCTGCCGGTCCCGGTAAAGACAACAACCCCATGACCGTTAAAGCAGGCGATGTTGTCCTGTTCGCCAAGTATGCCGGTAACGAACTGAAAATCGACGCAGACGAATTCATCATCATGCGCGAAGACGAAATCCTCGCAGTTGTCGAGTAA
- a CDS encoding HU family DNA-binding protein, whose translation MSKTVLVKKIREKLELSAKDASAALDGVLGAIEDGLKEEGNVTLTGFGTFKTVERSARTGRNPQTGEAIQIPASRGVKFTPGKFLKDAVK comes from the coding sequence ATGAGTAAGACTGTTCTTGTTAAGAAAATCCGGGAAAAACTTGAGCTGAGTGCAAAAGACGCATCTGCCGCACTGGACGGCGTTCTCGGCGCAATCGAAGACGGCCTCAAAGAAGAAGGCAATGTTACCCTTACAGGTTTCGGTACATTTAAGACTGTTGAGCGTTCCGCACGCACCGGACGCAATCCCCAGACCGGCGAAGCTATCCAGATTCCCGCTTCCCGTGGCGTAAAATTCACTCCCGGAAAATTCCTCAAGGACGCAGTTAAATAA